The Thermithiobacillus plumbiphilus DNA segment CTGTACGACCTTCGGTCCCTGTGAAACCACATGCCGGACGACATCCTCATGGCAGAGTCCGGCTCCGGCATTCAGGGTGTCCCGTGTGTGGGCCTCGAAGCTGTCCGATTCCGCCATGACAGCGGCAATGCCGCCCTGGGCCCAGAGCGTTGCCGACCCGGTCAGCTCGCATTTAGCCAGCAGGGCCACGGTTCCCAGTTCCGCCAGGCCGAGAGCGGTCATCAAACCCGCCAGTCCGCTACCGATTACCAGAAAGTCACTGCGGTGGTGCTTCATCCATGCCATCCCGTTCCTGAGACTAGAGGCCCTTTCAGTACAAGCTTATTTTGCTACTATACCCGCTCCGGCATTGAAAAAGCATCCTTGCACAGGCGCAGCTCCGGGCCATCAGGCCGATTCGCACCATTTTTACCCATACTAGAATGTCACAGGCAGTCTCATCAGGAATCTGAAATGTCCGAACAGGAAAGCGACCGTCTGCTAGTCGAGCGCGTTCAGAAAGGGAACAAGCATGCTTTCGATGTGCTGGTACGCAAGTACCAGCACAAGGTGCTGTCCCTTGTCTCGCGTTATGTGCGGGATCCGGAGGAGGCGGAAGATGTTGCTCAGGAGGCATTCATCAAGGCCTATCGAGCCCTGAAAACCTTTCGGGGCGAGAGTGCTTTTTACACCTGGCTGTACCGCATTGCCGTAAACACTGCGAAGAACTATCTTGTTGCCCTGGGGCGTCGGCCACCCTCATCGGATTTTGAGACCGAAGATGCGGAACAATTGGAAGCTGCCGATGCACTAAGGGAGTATGACACACCGGAGGGCCTGGTGATGGAGCAGGAACTGGCGCAGCGCATCGGCCTTGCCCTGGACCATCTCCCTGCAGATCTGCGAACGGCAATCACCCTGCGTGAGTTCGAGGGGTTGAGCTATGAGGAGATTGCCGCGGCAATGGACTGCCCGATCGGAACGGTGCGATCAAGAATATTTCGAGCCAGAGAGGCCATCAGTCGGGAGTTGGAGCCATTGTTAGAACGAAAGGAAATCTAGGTATGCTGAACGACAAGGAAAAGATGTCCGCCTTCATGGATGGCGAACTGGGTATTGAAGATGCCAGCATCTTCATCGATCGACTCCTGAGCGATTCGGAGCTGAAAAAGGAGTGGTCGAGACTGCATACCGTCAGCCATCTCCTGAAATATTCACAAAGACCGGCCGCTCTCGGCTCCGAGGCTTTCGCCAGTCGTGTGTATAACCTCCTTGAACAGGAACCCACCGTTCTCGCGCCCAAGGGGCTCGAGCCACGTCACGCCCCCCTGCCGCTCTGGGGCAAGTTCGGCGCCGTGGCCATTGCCGCCAGTGTTGGCTTCGTCAGTTTCGTCATGCTCCAGCCTGGTAACCCTGCCGGCAGCGCCTTCGATAACGCGGTCTCATCCCCAGTGGCGAATTCCATGGAAACTCAGGATGATGTCAGTCCCGCTGCGATGGTGCCGGCCAGTGATAGGGGACGGCAATGGGCCCCTGTGGATCTGGCACCGGAGAGCAGCCTGGAGATGTACCTTGCCCGCCAGCGAGCGCAGGATCTGCGCATGGAGGAAGTGCGCAAGGCCTCTGAGCAGGCGCCCGTGGTCCAGAAAGTCGGGCGGGAGGTCGCTCACTGACAGTTGTGGTAATATGGGTGCATGACGCTGCATATACTAGAAGAAGCTGATGTGCTACGGGTGGACGGGGAGATCGCCTGGATTGATCCAGAGCGCCGGTCCACCTGTTCTGGCTGTTCCGCGAAAAATGGATGCGGTACAGGTACCCTAGCCGGGGTGCTTGGCAAGCGGCGCGTCGAAATGCGCGCCATAAACCATATTGGCGCGAAGCCTGGCGACCGGGTGGTCGTCGGGGTTGCCGGGGCCGCCCTGCTCCGGGGTTCCGTCGCTGTCTATGTGGTCCCCCTTCTACTGTTTTTCGCGCTGGCTCTCTTTGGCCAGCATATGGCCGCCAAGCTCCAGGCCTCGAGCCCGGAGCTCTGGACCATCCTCTCTGCCTTCTTCGGGCTATCGCTCGGCTTTCTCTGGGTTCGACTCTTCAGTAAACGCATCCGTGTCGATGCGCGATATCAGCCGGTATTGTTGCGCATCATCGGTGAAAAGGGCTTTGTTCCCATCCATCCTTTGCAGTAAAAAGGAGATGAGCGTCTGTCTGCCATCGAAAATGGAAGCGGGCGCCCGGCCTTGCGGAACCGGCGAGTGCCGGAGGGAGCTGACAGGGATGGTAACATCGCCATCGCTGCAGGAATTCGTCTGTTCTATCATCAAAAGGAGTTGAAATGGTGAAGCATCGAGCACAAAGGCTTTGGCCATGGTCCTGGGCATTGAGCATCATTTTCCTGCTGTCGGCTTTCAGGGCCGCTCATGCTGCGGATCTGCCCGATTTCACCAGCCTTGTGGAGCAAAATGGTCCCGCGGTGGTAAACATTAGCACCACCCAGACCATCAAGGCCCCGCAGGCGGGGCCGGGTATGCCGCAGGGCACGCCTTTTGATGATTTCTTCCGGCACTTCTTTGGCGACGTGCCCAATGCCATGCCCCGAGAATACAAGGCCCAGTCCCTGGGTTCGGGCTTCATCATCAGCCATGACGGCTATGTCGTTACCAACGCCCACGTCATCCAGAATGCCGACAAGGTCGATGTGCGTCTGACCGACCGGCGCCAGTTCGAGGCAAAGGTGATCGGCAAGGATGAGCGCACTGACATCGCGCTCTTGAAGATCCCCGGTAACAACCTGCCCGTGGTGCGCATTGGTGATCCCGAGAAGGTCAAGGTCGGGGCCTGGGTGGCGGCCATCGGCGCACCCTTCGGGTTTGAAAACAGCGTGACCTCCGGCATCGTTGGCGCCAAGGGCAGGAGCATCCCCAACGAGAGCTATGTGCCCTTCATCCAGACGGATGTGGCCATCAATCCCGGTAACTCCGGCGGACCGCTGTTCAACATGGATGGCGAGGTGATCGGGGTCAACTCGATGATTTACAGCCGCACCGGCGGCTTCATGGGCCTGTCCTTTTCCATTCCCATCGACATCGCCATGCGGGTGGTCAATGAACTGCGCACTACCGGCAAGGTCAGTCACGGCTGGCTGGGTGTCATGGTGCAGGACATCACCGAGCCGCTGGCGCGTTCCTTCAACCTGCCGAACGCCCGTGGCGCCCTGGTCGGCGACGTGATGCCCGACAGCCCGGCCGCCAAGGCGGGGATTCGCCGCGGTGACGTAATCGTTTCCTTCGCCGGGCGCGACATCAATGTTTCCGGTGACCTGCCGCCTCTGGTTGGCATGGCGCCTGTGGGCAAGCCGGTTCAGGCCCGTTTGTTGCGTAATGGCCAGACCCTCGACGTCAATGTGGTGATCGAGGAGATGCCGAAGAAGCCGGGTGAGATGGCTTCCAGTGCGCAGGAATCCGACCGGCTGGGGGTGCGGGTCGATACCCTGACTGCCGAGCAGAAGCGCAAGCTGAAGGTTTCCGGAGGCCTGCTGGTGACGGCGGTCGCCCCGGGACCCGCAGCGGATGCCGGCATCCGCCCGGGTGATGTCATCGTGCAGCTTGCGCGCCAGCCGGTCGGGGATGTGGCGCAGTTTCAGCGGCTTGTGGCCGGATTGCCCAGGGGACAGCCGATTCCCGTCCTCGTCAATCGAGGCGGTGGCAGCCTCTATCTGGCCCTGCAGCTGGACAAATAGGGATGGGCGGTCCGGCTTCCATGACCGCATCGGGGCCGGACCTGCGATTGCTGGGGCGTCCCGGTTGCCATCTCTGTGATGACATGATTGCCGTCCTGCGCCCTTTTCTCAACGCCGGGCGGTTTACCCTGACACTGGTCGATGTCGATAGTGACCCCGCGCTGGCGGCGCGTTACGGTCTCCTGATTCCGGTATTGCTCGACGGCGATCTGGAAATCGCGCATTACACCCTGAGCCCGGAAGTTCTGGAGGCCTATCTTCATCAGGCCGGGCAGGCCTGATCCAGGAGTGGTCATGTTAAATCAGCATGTGTTTTGCTAGGATAGGCCGCAAACAGGCTGGCGGCGGGACCGTCACAGGCCGTCCAGGGCTCATCAGGAAAAGGGGGCGTTGCGGCTCCCTTTTTCAGTTTCCTTGGCCATTCCCCCGTAATGGCCATTTGCGTGGATCATGACTGACACGAACAGAATTCGGAATTTCTCCATTATCGCCCACATCGACCATGGCAAATCCACCCTTGCGGATCAGTTCATCCGCTTGTGCGGGGGCTTGAGCGATCGCGAGATGAGCAATCAGGTGCTCGATTCCATGGACATCGAGCGTGAGCGTGGCATCACCATCAAGGCCCAGAGCGTGCGTCTCAACTACAAGGCTGCCGATGGCCAGATCTACACGCTGAACCTGATCGATACCCCGGGACATGTCGATTTCTCCTATGAGGTGAGCCGCTCGCTGGCGGCCTGCGAAGGCGCTCTGCTGGTGGTGGATGCCTCGCAGGGTGTGGAAGCGCAGAGTGTGGCCAACTGTTACACAGCGCTCGAAAACAATCTCGAGATCCTGCCGGTCCTGAACAAGATCGATCTGCCCGCGGCGGATCCCGAACGGGTCAAGACGGAAATCGGCGAGATCATCGGCCTGGATGCCAGTGACGCCGTGCTGGCGAGCGCCAAGGAAGGTATTGGCATCCCGGAAATCCTCGAGCGCATCGTCGAGCGCGTGCCCGCGCCGGGTGGAGATGCCGCTGCCCCGCTGCAGGCCCTGATCATCGATTCCTGGTTCGACAACTACGTCGGTACGGTGGTGCTGGTGCGCGTTTTCAACGGCACCCTGCGTGCCGGCCAGAAGATCCTGACCATGGCCGGCAAGCGCCAGTACACCGTCGAAAAGGTCGGCGTCTTCACGCCCAAGCCCCTGGTGGTGGACGCCCTGGAGGCCGGGGCGGTGGGCTTTGTCATTGCCGGCATCAAGACCGTGGACGGCGCCAAGGTTGGCGATACCCTCACCGAGGTGCATCGTCCTGCCAGCGAGGCGCTGCCGGGTTTCAAGGAGGCCAAGCCGCAGGTCTTCGCCGGGCTCTATCCGGTGGATTCCTCGGAATACGACACCATGCGCGATGCGCTCGACAAGCTCCGGCTCAACGATGCCTCGCTGCATTACGAGCCGGAAACCTCGCAGGCACTGGGTTTTGGTTTTCGCTGCGGCTTTCTGGGCATGCTGCACATGGAGATCGTGCAGGAACGTCTGGAGCGTGAATACAATATCGACCTGATCACCACCGCGCCGACCGTGGTGTATCAGGTGGAAACCACGGATGGCAATGTGATCGAGGTCGAGAACCCGGCCAATCTGCCGCCGCAGCAGAACATCGCCGAGATGCGTGAGCCAATCATCGAGGCAAACATCCTGGTGCCGGAGAAGTATCTCGGGGCCGTGATCGGGCTCTGCGAGGAAAAACGCGGCGTTCAGAAAAACCTGCAGTTCATGGGTGGGCAGACCATGCTCAGCTATGAGTTGCCCCTCAATGAGGTGGTGCTGGACTTCTTTGATCGCCTGAAATCAGTCAGTCGGGGTTACGCCTCGCTCGATTACGAACTCAAGCGCTTTCAGACATCCAGCCTCGTCAAGCTGGATGTGCTGATCAACGGCGACAAGGTGGATGCGCTCTCGCTCATCGTCCATCGCGATCAGGCCCAGTACCGCGGCCGGGAACTGGCGTCCAGGCTGCGCGAACTGATCCCGCGGCAGATGTATGACGTTGCCATTCAGGCTGCCATCGGGTCCCAGATCGTCGCCCGCGAAACCGTCAAGGCCCTGCGCAAGAACGTGACGGCGAAATGCTACGGCGGCGACATCAGCCGCAAGCGCAAACTGCTCGAAAAGCAGAAGGAAGGCAAAAAGCGCATGAAACAGGTTGGTAGCGTCGAAATACCGCAGGAAGCCTTTCTCGCCATCCTGAAGGTCGAAAAATAATATCGTTCCAGCAGAACACGCAATGACAATCGAGGGATGACTATGGATTTTAGCCTGCTGATGTTGATCCTGCTGCTGGTGACGGCTGTGGTCTGGTTGCTGGACAGGGTGTTCTTCAGGCGACGCCGGCCCGCGCATGCCCAGGAGCCCTGGCCGGTGGAGTGGTCCCGCAGTTTCTTTCCGGTGATCCTGGTGGTCTTTCTGATCCGCTCCTTCGTGGTGGAGCCTTTCAAGATTCCTTCCGGTTCCATGATCCCCACCTTGCTGGTCGGTGATTTCCTGCTGGTGAACAAGTTCGTGTATGGCCTGCGCCTGCCGGTCATCAACACGCGGCTGACACAGGGCAGCCCCCTGGAACGTGGTGACGTCATCGTGTTTCGCTATCCCGAAGATCCAAGCAAGGACTACATCAAGCGGGTGGTGGGCCTGCCCGGTGATACGGTCGCCTATGCCAACAAACAGATCATCATCAATGGCAAGCCGGTATCCACGGAACTGCTCGGCGATTTCAGCTATATTACAGAACAGGGCTACATACTCGATACCCAGAAATATCGGGAGCAGCTTGGCAGGCATCGGCATGACATTCTGGTGATTCCGGAGAGCGGGATGCAGGACATGGAGCCCGTCACTGTACCGCCGGGGCGCTATTTCGTGATGGGCGACAACCGGGACAACAGCAATGACAGCCGATTCTGGGGCTTCGTGCCCGATGACAATATCGTGGGAAAGGCGATGCTGATCTGGTGGTCCTGGGACAGCCTGGAGACCCGGGTTCGCTGGCAGCGCCTGGGGGAGGCAATTCCTTGATGAATGCAACAAATGGCCGGGAGCATGGAACGACACTGGTGGGGCTGCTCGCCTGGGGTGTCGTGCTGGTCGCTTTTACGGTCCTGGCCGCGAAAATACTGCCTGTCTACTATGAATACTGGTCCGTGGTCAATGCTGTGAAGGCCCAGGCACAGAGCACGGATGCCCGGGCCAGCGAACGGGATGTGCGCGAGGCATTGCTAAAGCGCCTTGAGGTGGCCGATGTGACCCATGTAGAAAGCGATGACATCCAGATCGAGCGAGACTCGGGGAACAATCCGCGCATCAGGGTGGCCTATGAGAGAAGGGTACATCTATTTGGCAACATGAGTGGCTGTTTCGATTTTACGACGCAGTCCCAAGGCATGCAGGTTGAATGAACGTGAGCCTTGCCTCCCTACAAACCACGCTGGGCTATGAGTTTCGCGACCCGGCCCTGTTGCGCCAGGCCCTGACCCACCGCAGTTCCCATGCCTTCAACAATGAGCGCCTGGAATTTCTGGGCGATGGTGTTCTC contains these protein-coding regions:
- the rpoE gene encoding RNA polymerase sigma factor RpoE, giving the protein MSEQESDRLLVERVQKGNKHAFDVLVRKYQHKVLSLVSRYVRDPEEAEDVAQEAFIKAYRALKTFRGESAFYTWLYRIAVNTAKNYLVALGRRPPSSDFETEDAEQLEAADALREYDTPEGLVMEQELAQRIGLALDHLPADLRTAITLREFEGLSYEEIAAAMDCPIGTVRSRIFRAREAISRELEPLLERKEI
- a CDS encoding sigma-E factor negative regulatory protein, encoding MLNDKEKMSAFMDGELGIEDASIFIDRLLSDSELKKEWSRLHTVSHLLKYSQRPAALGSEAFASRVYNLLEQEPTVLAPKGLEPRHAPLPLWGKFGAVAIAASVGFVSFVMLQPGNPAGSAFDNAVSSPVANSMETQDDVSPAAMVPASDRGRQWAPVDLAPESSLEMYLARQRAQDLRMEEVRKASEQAPVVQKVGREVAH
- a CDS encoding SoxR reducing system RseC family protein; its protein translation is MTLHILEEADVLRVDGEIAWIDPERRSTCSGCSAKNGCGTGTLAGVLGKRRVEMRAINHIGAKPGDRVVVGVAGAALLRGSVAVYVVPLLLFFALALFGQHMAAKLQASSPELWTILSAFFGLSLGFLWVRLFSKRIRVDARYQPVLLRIIGEKGFVPIHPLQ
- a CDS encoding DegQ family serine endoprotease, yielding MVKHRAQRLWPWSWALSIIFLLSAFRAAHAADLPDFTSLVEQNGPAVVNISTTQTIKAPQAGPGMPQGTPFDDFFRHFFGDVPNAMPREYKAQSLGSGFIISHDGYVVTNAHVIQNADKVDVRLTDRRQFEAKVIGKDERTDIALLKIPGNNLPVVRIGDPEKVKVGAWVAAIGAPFGFENSVTSGIVGAKGRSIPNESYVPFIQTDVAINPGNSGGPLFNMDGEVIGVNSMIYSRTGGFMGLSFSIPIDIAMRVVNELRTTGKVSHGWLGVMVQDITEPLARSFNLPNARGALVGDVMPDSPAAKAGIRRGDVIVSFAGRDINVSGDLPPLVGMAPVGKPVQARLLRNGQTLDVNVVIEEMPKKPGEMASSAQESDRLGVRVDTLTAEQKRKLKVSGGLLVTAVAPGPAADAGIRPGDVIVQLARQPVGDVAQFQRLVAGLPRGQPIPVLVNRGGGSLYLALQLDK
- a CDS encoding glutaredoxin family protein, which gives rise to MTASGPDLRLLGRPGCHLCDDMIAVLRPFLNAGRFTLTLVDVDSDPALAARYGLLIPVLLDGDLEIAHYTLSPEVLEAYLHQAGQA
- the lepA gene encoding translation elongation factor 4 codes for the protein MTDTNRIRNFSIIAHIDHGKSTLADQFIRLCGGLSDREMSNQVLDSMDIERERGITIKAQSVRLNYKAADGQIYTLNLIDTPGHVDFSYEVSRSLAACEGALLVVDASQGVEAQSVANCYTALENNLEILPVLNKIDLPAADPERVKTEIGEIIGLDASDAVLASAKEGIGIPEILERIVERVPAPGGDAAAPLQALIIDSWFDNYVGTVVLVRVFNGTLRAGQKILTMAGKRQYTVEKVGVFTPKPLVVDALEAGAVGFVIAGIKTVDGAKVGDTLTEVHRPASEALPGFKEAKPQVFAGLYPVDSSEYDTMRDALDKLRLNDASLHYEPETSQALGFGFRCGFLGMLHMEIVQERLEREYNIDLITTAPTVVYQVETTDGNVIEVENPANLPPQQNIAEMREPIIEANILVPEKYLGAVIGLCEEKRGVQKNLQFMGGQTMLSYELPLNEVVLDFFDRLKSVSRGYASLDYELKRFQTSSLVKLDVLINGDKVDALSLIVHRDQAQYRGRELASRLRELIPRQMYDVAIQAAIGSQIVARETVKALRKNVTAKCYGGDISRKRKLLEKQKEGKKRMKQVGSVEIPQEAFLAILKVEK
- the lepB gene encoding signal peptidase I — its product is MTMDFSLLMLILLLVTAVVWLLDRVFFRRRRPAHAQEPWPVEWSRSFFPVILVVFLIRSFVVEPFKIPSGSMIPTLLVGDFLLVNKFVYGLRLPVINTRLTQGSPLERGDVIVFRYPEDPSKDYIKRVVGLPGDTVAYANKQIIINGKPVSTELLGDFSYITEQGYILDTQKYREQLGRHRHDILVIPESGMQDMEPVTVPPGRYFVMGDNRDNSNDSRFWGFVPDDNIVGKAMLIWWSWDSLETRVRWQRLGEAIP
- a CDS encoding DUF4845 domain-containing protein, with the protein product MNATNGREHGTTLVGLLAWGVVLVAFTVLAAKILPVYYEYWSVVNAVKAQAQSTDARASERDVREALLKRLEVADVTHVESDDIQIERDSGNNPRIRVAYERRVHLFGNMSGCFDFTTQSQGMQVE